GAGCCAGGAAGCACCTGCAGGAGGAGCCAGCATGCGCAATATCTCTTTATCCGGTCTTGCAGGATCACCACTCAGTGCACTTACAGCAGCCGCAAATGCATACGGATCTTCCGGATCCAAGACAAACACAGGTTTTTTTCCCATGCTTTTCTTGAAATCCTGCCAACTCTTACGGCTGGATGGCAGCTCAGAGACCGTTTCTTCATCCGCTTGCCAAGCAAGTACATAAGGATCCATATCAAACGGAATCCCCCACTGATAACCGTTCCACTGAACAGACGAAAGCAAGCCCCCCAAAAGCTGAGAATCAGGCACAACAGCTTGTGAAGCGTCTATTGGGCGTAAAAACCCCTTAACCGCGAGCGATTTAATCCAGTGGCTGTCAATGAATAAAACATCAGGACCTTCGCCAAGGCTCATTTTTTGAATAAGAGATTCCTCACTAGAACCTAACGTTTCCATAGGAATGATCTCAACCTCTGCACCTGTCTTCTCCATGAATTGTTCATTCATCTGATGAAGTGTATCGAGCTCAGCATCGTCCATCTGAACAGCAATTTGTATCGGTCCCAAGTCACTCTCCGGTGTATCAGGCGTTTGTGATGGCGGGACAGGTTCTTTGCCAGGAGGATCACTGCCTATATGTCTAGTAAATTCAAAGCTCGGAGATAGGCTGGTTAAAGAAAGAAGTAATATGGCAAAAAGAAACCAATAGTTTTTTCGTTTCATACCTTCTCCTTTCCTTCTTGAGCTCTGTCCTTATTTTACCAGACTCATAGGGCTCTTGTCCTACCTTTTTTATAGATAAACAAGACCATTTTTCACCATTTCAATTGAACTAAAGATTCTTGGCTTGAACATCACATCGATTAGGTCTTATTTAAGGTACAAAAATCAAGCAGGTCACCCAAACTCATCAGGTAACCTGCTTTTGCTTTTTTTCTGAGAGTTGTTCCTATTATTCATTTAGAAATCTTTTGTTCGGACAACACCCTCCAGATTGTATCATTTCCCGGAAAATAGAGTTTACAGCAAATCTGCCGCCAACTGGGCCAGCTTCGACCGCTCGCCTTTCGTCAACGTGATATGACCACTCAGACTTTCCTGTTTAAAGCGCTCAACAACATAAGTCAACCCGTTACTAACAGCATCCAAGTAGGGATGATCAATCTGCTCCGGATCTCCCATCAAAATAACCTTACTTCCTTCCCCTGCACGGGAGACGATCGTTTTGACTTCATGTCGGGATAAATTCTGGGCCTCATCCACAATAATGAACTGGCCTGGAATGGAGCGTCCTCGTATATAAGTCAGTGCCTCTACTTGAATACTTCCAAGCCCCATTAAAATTTTATCAATA
Above is a window of Paenibacillus uliginis N3/975 DNA encoding:
- a CDS encoding extracellular solute-binding protein, with translation MKRKNYWFLFAILLLSLTSLSPSFEFTRHIGSDPPGKEPVPPSQTPDTPESDLGPIQIAVQMDDAELDTLHQMNEQFMEKTGAEVEIIPMETLGSSEESLIQKMSLGEGPDVLFIDSHWIKSLAVKGFLRPIDASQAVVPDSQLLGGLLSSVQWNGYQWGIPFDMDPYVLAWQADEETVSELPSSRKSWQDFKKSMGKKPVFVLDPEDPYAFAAAVSALSGDPARPDKEILRMLAPPAGASWLKLTDDVAALMEEIEGDNASVAIAAYSVFRRDFPEGYRLWLPDYSKEKRKPVVRSRSVAVTSQSESSQLAMAWVSEMTSKEMERKWAESTGKLPALSDFYSITDSAINRSESWKESLDRLRSLLEREEAVKLDFGRGDGFLMYSRLVSDLLNGHMTVEEFREQYKVSSK